A window from Ferrimicrobium sp. encodes these proteins:
- a CDS encoding FMN-binding protein has product MRRWFTLLGATVVGLVGILALHPRAKTQLSVAAVDKSSKQAKTSAKTKASTPAAASLPAGPVSVTGPVTNYGFGDIAVTVDVANHKIVNIAIAKFQALEAYSVEIEQAAVPSLRTEALKAQGLPIAIVSGATYTSQGFAYSLQGALNKLKGS; this is encoded by the coding sequence ATGCGTCGATGGTTCACATTGCTCGGTGCGACCGTAGTTGGTTTAGTTGGGATCCTTGCGCTACATCCACGGGCTAAGACCCAGCTCAGCGTCGCAGCCGTAGATAAGAGCTCTAAGCAGGCCAAGACAAGCGCAAAGACCAAGGCCTCAACACCCGCCGCTGCGTCGCTCCCAGCTGGTCCAGTGTCGGTGACTGGACCAGTGACCAACTATGGCTTTGGCGATATCGCCGTGACCGTCGATGTTGCTAATCACAAGATTGTCAATATTGCAATCGCCAAGTTTCAGGCATTGGAGGCCTATTCGGTCGAGATTGAGCAGGCTGCAGTGCCCTCGTTGCGCACCGAGGCACTCAAAGCACAGGGTCTTCCGATCGCGATCGTCTCGGGTGCCACCTACACCAGTCAGGGGTTTGCCTACTCGCTGCAAGGTGCGCTCAACAAGCTTAAGGGCAGTTGA